GCCCGAGCCCAAAGCCCTTCTGTCGCGTTAGCTGACCGCCGATACGCCGCTTTAGCGGCCGTTCACCTTCCGCCAGTCTGCAAAGAGCGCCAGATTGCTTTCGTCGGTGGCCGGATAGAGACCAATGATCGTATGTCCTTGCTTGACGCGCTCGGTGACGAAATCCTCGTAAGCGGTCATATCGACCGCTTCGTCAGCGATCTCGTCGGCAATCTCAGCCGGAATAACGATTACGCTGTCGTCGTCGCCAACCATGATGTCGCCCGGGAAGACCGCGACATCCCCGCATCCGATCGGCACATTGATGTCGATCGCCTCGTGGAGCGTGAGATTGGTCGGGCTGGAGGGACGATGGTGATAGGCGGGTATATCAAGACCGCCGATGGTCATGGCGTCGCGGAAGCCGCCGTCGGTGACGACGCCGGCGCCGCCTCGCATCATCAGGCGGGTAATCAGTATGTCGCCGGCGGAGGCGGCGCGCGGATCCTTGCGGCTGTCCATCACCAGAACATGGCCTTCGGGACAGGTCTCGATGGCAAGCCGTTGCGGATGTTTCGGGTTGCGAAAGACGCTCATGGCGTTGCGGTCCTCGCGCGCCGGCATGTAACGCAGCGTGAAGGCTGGCCCGACCATATTGCGGCCCTTCGGTTGCACCGGCCGGACATCCTGCACCGTCTGGTTTCTCAGGCCGCGCTTGAACAACGCCGAACAGAGCGTCGCGACGGAGACACCCATCAGCTTTTCGCGGGTTGCGGGGTTCATAATTCCTTCTCCTCATTCAAATTCAAGCGCCGAAACCGATTGGGATCAAACATCGTGGCGCCTCAGTTGATGGCCGGTTCAGGCGTCTTGCCGCCGAATTCCGTCGTCAGGAAATCGAAGTCGCAGCCTTTGTCGGCCTGCTCGATATGGCTGGAGAACATGAAGCCGTAACCGCGCTCATAGTGCCGCTTGGGCGCCACCCAGGCGGCCCGCCGCGCTGCGATCTCCTCTTCGGAAACCAGCATATTGAGGCTGCGCGTGGGAATATCGAGTTCGACCATGTCCCCGGTTCTCAGCAATGCCAGAGGGCCGCCGATGTAAGATTCCGGCGCGACGTGCAGCACGCAGGCGCCGAAACTGGTTCCGGACATGCGGGCATCCGAGATGCGTACCATGTCGCGCAGGCCAAGCTTCAACAGCGCCTTCGGCATCGGGATCATGCCCCATTCCGGCATGCCCGGGCCGCCCTGCGGGCCGGCGTTGCGCAATACGAGCACGGTGTCCGGCGTCAGCGGATAATCGGGATCGTCGATGATCTTCTTCATCTCGGCATAGTTGTCGGCGACCAGCGCCGGGCCGCAATGGCGATGGAATTTTGGATCGCAGGCCGCGGGTTTGATGACCGCGCCATCGGGACACAGGTTCCCCTTGAGCACCGCGAGCGAACCTTCGTGATAGACCGGGTTCGACAATGGCCGGATAACGTCGTCATTGTAGATCTTCACCTGGTCGAGACCGTCCACCAGCGGTTTTCCCGTGACGGTAATCGCGGTTGGATCCAGCTTTTCGCCGAGTTGTTTCATCAGCGCACGCAAGCCGCCCGCATAAAAGAAATCCTCCATCAGGTAGGTCGAACCGGAAGGCCGGATGTTGGCAAGAACCGGCGTCGTGCGACCGATGCGATCGAGGTCGTCGAGTTCCAGCGGGACGCCGGCGCGCCGCGCCATGGCGATCACGTGAATGATCGCATTGGTGGAGCAGCCGGTCGCCATGGCGACCGTGACGGCATTGTCGACCGCCGCCCGCGTAATGATCCGGTCCGGCGTCAGATCCTCCCATACCATATCGACGATCCGCCGCCCGCAGGCCGCCGACATGCGCTGGTGGTTGGCGTCGGCTGCGGGAATCGAGGACGCGCCCGGCAGCGTCAATCCCATAGCCTCGGCGATCGCCGTCATCGTCGACGCCGTGCCCATGGTCATGCAATGGCCGTAGCTGCGGGCAATCCCGCCTTCGATGCCCTGCCACTCCTCCTTGGTGATCGTGCCGGCGCGCCGCTCATCCCAATATTTGAAGCCGTCAGTCCCGGAGCCCAGCGTCTTGCCGGCATAATTGCCGCGAAGCATCGGACCGGCAGGCAGATAGACAAAGGGAATGCCCATGCTGACGGCGCCCATGACAAGACCCGGCGTGGTCTTGTCGCAGCCCCCCATCAGAACGGCACCGTCGACAGGATGGCTCCGTAACAGCTCCTCGGTCTCCATCGCCAGCATATTGCGATAGAGCATTGTGGTCGGCTTGACGAAGTTTTCGGAAAGGGAAAGGGCCGGCAGTTCCATGGGGAATCCGCCCGACTGAAGAATTCCCCGCTTCACCCATTCGGCGCGCTCGCGGAAATGCATGTGGCAGGGCTGGGCATCGGACCAGGTGTTGATGACGGCGATGATCGGCTTTCCCTGCCAATCCTCCGGTGCATACCCCATCTGCATGGTCCGCGACCGGTGACCGAACGAGCGCTGATCATCCGGCAGCATCCATCGGGCCGACCGCAATTGCTCGTAAGTTTTCCCAGCGGCCACGGCTCTCTCCCAACTTTTTGCTTGCTCATCTCAGCCCTCGTAACTGATATTTTAGTTTGACATATATATCAACGGGAACCTTGTATTCTTGTGCCTCAGGCCATGCAAAGCTATGAGTGGTGCGAAAGGAACGACCCACATGAATTCCCAGTTCGCCTCCACATTCGGCCTGACTGCACCCGGTTTTCCGGCCGCAGCCGGCAGCACGGTCCAGCGGGTCTATGACGATCTCAGGAAGCGGATCATCACCATCCAGCTGCCCCCGGACACCACGCTGTCACGCACTGAGCTTACCGAGACCTATGAAGTCAGCCAGACTCCCATTCGTGACGCGCTTCAGCTTCTCAAACAGGAAGGCCTGGTTCGCATTCACCCGCAGTCCCGCACTGTGGTGACCAGGATCGATGTCCTGCAAATTTACGAGGCGCATTTCCTTCGCGTCGCCCTGGAATCGGAAGTCTGCCGCCGCCTCGCGACCGATCCCGATCCGGATCCGAGCGTCCTCACCCGAGCCCGCTCGATCATCAAAATGCAGTCGGCGGTCGCCGACGACATCGATCAGATTGCCATGTTCCAGGAACTCGACGAGCTCTTTCACCAGACATTATTCGCAGGCGCCAAACGCAGCAGCCTGCATCAGCTGGTTCGCGAGCGCTCCGGCCATCTTGACCGCGTTCGTCGTCTGCATCTGCCCGAGAAGGGCAAGATCATAAGCATTCTCGATGGTCACCACGCCATCATCGACGCAATTACCGCCCGCGATGAACAGCGTGCCGTCGGCGCGATCCGTGAACATCTCAGCCAGACCGTCGCAAAAGTCGAAGAGCTCAGGAAGGCGTTTCCCGATTATTTCGTATGAACCGGCCGCGCCGCAGCGAAGGGACTGACCCTTCCGCTTACGGCACTGAAAACGCGTAAAAAATCCGGCGATGATTCCCTGTCGTTCGGTCGTTTGAGGCTTGCAAAAATCAGGGGAATACACTTTATGTGTGACAATGAACCGCAAAACTACCTCTGCTAGAGAAAATGCTGCCGTCCATTCCCGGCGGAAGAGCGGCCATGTCTCTTCAGCCCAGCGGTTCCGACGGAGCCCGACCTCCTCGCCCCCCAATTAGCCGACCAGATGCAACCCTGACATCCCCGCCGCCTCTCAGACCCGAGAGGCTGCTCGGATATGTCCGGGAATTTCGCAATCCCCGCATCCACTTTCGACATAAGGATATCTTCATGAAGCATATGCGCAATTTTCACCTGATGATGGCAAGCACCGCCTTCCTGACACTCGCCGGTCCGGCGCTTGCTCTTGACGGCGCCGACATGATGAAGAAGCTCAATGCCGCAACCAGTGCGGGCGGCACGGTCATCACCTTCGAGAAGGCCGATGTCGATGGCGACACGGTAACGGCTACCGGCGTCCAGGTGGGATATGCCAATCTGCCCGGCGATACTTTGAAAATCGGCGAACTCACCTTCGAGGGCGTCGAGGAAACCGAAGGCGGCGGTTACCGCGCCAAGACCGTCTCTTTCCCGGATATCGACATGAGCCAGGAGGAAGGCCGCTTCTCCGCCAAGGACATCGAGATTACCGGCTTGACGATTCCCGCCAACGCAACGGGCGGCACGCTGAACGATATTCTCCTGTACGAGACGTTCAGCACCGGTCCGATCGCTGTCGACATCAAGGGCAAGGACGTCTTTGCCATCGAGGGTATCGAGTCGAACCTGGAACGCCAGGACGGCGGCTTTGCCTATGACGCCAATGTCGCCGGCCTGAAAGCCGACCTGTCGCAGGTCGAGGATGCGAGCTCGAAGGAGGCCATCGAGAAACTCGGGCTGACGACGCTCGACGGCACGGTGACGATGAAGGGCAGCTGGGAAGTCGAAAGCGGCAAGATTGCTGTCGACGAATACGCTTTCGACTTCAAGAATATCGGCCGGCTGAATATCGCCGTCGACTTTTCCGGTTACACGCTGGGCTTCGTCAAATCGCTGCAGGAGGCGATGAAAACCGCCGAGGCCAATCCGAACAAGGAAGAGGCCAACCAAGCCGCCGGCCTGGCAATGCTGGGGCTGGTGCAGCAGCTGACGTTTAACAGCGCCTCGATCCGCTTCGACGATGCCTCGATCACCAAGAAGGCGCTCGACTATGCCGGTTCGCAGCAGGGCGTCACGGGCGAGCAACTGACGCAATCTTTGAAAGGCCTCGTACCGATAATGATGGCGCAGCTCAACCTCCCGGAGCTGCAAAACCAGGTATCGGCAGCCGTCAACACCTATCTCGACGCGCCGAAAAGCCTGACGATCAGCGCCGCACCTGAAAAGCCGGTTCCATTTCCGATGATCATAGGCGCGGCCATGGGTGCTCCGAACACCATTCCTTCGGTACTCGGCGTCAAGGTCACGGCGAACGACTAAAGCGCGTCGCATCTCCCAGGGGCGGGTTTTCCGACCTGCCTCTGGTCCCTTCCCCAGACAACCAAACAACGTCGACGGTCGAGCCTGATTCCAGAAAAAGCGATTTCCCAGGAGTGGCTAAAGCTCGTCACTGCGACGCTTCACGACGTGCTTTAGCGCGATCATATGTCTTCGCCGCTCCAGCAGATAATCGGCATAGCCGACGCAGATGAACAGCAATGTCGGGCCGGCGTAGATGATGATCAGAGCCAATGCGATAACGATGAATGCGGTCGTCATGGTTTTGTTTCCATATTGGTCGTGCCGCAGTTAGAGCGGCGGAAGCGGATAGGCCCTCATCTCGACATTCGCTGTCCTTCTTTGTTCAAAATTCGCCGGCTCCGTATTCGTTCCTTCTCGGATCGATTTCCATTCGCGCGACGGGCCAGATCGGGCGACAATCGCGAATCGGACAATTCGCTCAACCGCGATCACTCCCGTGGCCTTTCCTCCCGCATTGCCGTCGTTACGCTGTTAAACAGCGGACTCGACATCAGATCCTCCAGCAAAACCGATAGCTTCGGCTTCCAGTTCGGATAGCTGTCGCTGGTGCCCGGAATATTGGTCGGTCTTTTCTCGTCGGTCAGATCGGCAAGCCGCACGGCGGCAAGAAGCGACGGAGTCCGGGCAATGAAACGGTAGGCGCTGACGGTCAGATCTTTCAGCATCTCTTCGCTTGCCCGCGCAGCAGGGAGCCTGGGCGGCAAGGCGAGGCCGGCGGCCTTGAATGCCGCTTTCAAATATCTCCGCTCTCGCTTGCGGTATTCGAGATGTTTTTCGGTGAGATCGGGCGGCACGATACCGTGTTCGCAGCGATTCTGAATGTCGGCGCCGCGCCACCAGCCGGCAAGGGTCTGATGGTCGTGCGTCGAAAGGCAGACGAGTGCGAGGACGGGATAGGCATCGGCCGGCTTGAAGCCCTTCTTGCCCTGTTCATAGGAAAGGATCCGATAGGAGAGGATGCCGGCGGCGGCCAGATCCTCCGGCAATCCCTCCGGAATCATTCCCAGTGATTCTCCGATGACGAGGCATCGATGTTCGGCAGAAGCCTCAGCCAGGATCTGCAGCAGCCGGCCTTCGGGATAGCGGACATAGGCGCCGCTATCCGGCCTGTCGCCCAAGGGAACCAGGAAAAGGCGGCGGACCGCCGGGGCGTGGTCGATGCGAATGGCGCCTGCATAACGCATGGCCGCACTCACCATGCGCTGGTAAGGCGACATGCCGCCTCCGGCAATTTCGGAAGGCAGGTATCCGGCAAGATGCCAGTCCTGCCCCTCGACGGCGAAGGGGTCGGGAGGGCTGCCGATCGTGGCCTTGGAGACGTAGACCTCAGGCTCGCTCCACGTTGCCGAGCCGTCGACCGCCTCCCCGACGGCAAGGTCCATATAGAGCCCGATGCGCAGGCCGGCCCTGCGCGCCCGATCTGCCGCCTGCATCAGTTGGCGGTGGGCGAGCCATTGCAGCCACATATGGAAGAAAACATCGTCCGTGTGCTCGCGTTCGAAATCGTCGACGGCGGCGCTGTCGAAACGCTGAAACTCGGCCGGCCACCGCTGCCAACCGGCGCCGGCCCCGCGCTCGACCATGGAAAACGACAGGCATTCGAAAAGCGCATGCAGCCGCAAGCTGTCACCGCCTCGCGCGACAAAGGCGTCGAAATCGGCTGGGCTATAGTCCTTATCACCGGCGCGGCGCTGTCGCCACGCCGGCCAGAGATCATGAAGGGCTCCAAGCTTGGCTCGTGCGACGCCGACGTAATCGACGAGATTGGATTGGCGGAGGCGCTTCAATTCGCGTTCGAGTTCGGGACTGCCGGCGAAACCTGGCACCTCGTCGACCGCGATATAGAGTGGGTTGAGATGCTGACGGCTTGAGGGTTCGTAGGGGCTGCAGCGGTCGGGATCGGCAAGGAACGGCGCGTGAAGCGGGTTGAGTCCGATGAAATCCGCCCCCAGCGATCCTGCCAGATCGGGCAGATCAGACAGATCCTTGAAGTCTCCGATACCCCAGTTGCGGGCCGAACGGAGCTCGTAAAGCTGCAGGCTCACACCCCAGACCCGTGTGCCGGAAAGGAAATCCGGCAGAAACGACACCGGGATCTTCCTGCCGTCCGGTTTGACTTGCCGCCCCGGCGCGCCACTCTGCGGATCTGCCGTCGCCGTCAGCTCGATGTTGAGCGCCGAGAGTATCTTGCGCTTGGTCGCGGCGGAAATCGCCACTTCCCTGTTGTCGGGGCTGGGCCTTGTCGGGCTGATGCCGTAAAGTCGGGCAAGCTTGTCGAGCTCGGCGGGTTTCATCCTTCGATCCTTTTCTCCCACCGCCGTCACCCCGCGCTGATGCTCCAGATCACCGTCCACGGGCCGAGACCGCCGCCGCCGCTTCCGCCAAGACGGAATATCGTCTCGGTGTCGTCCTGCCGCGGCTCGAGCAGCGGCGCCGCCGCGTTGCCGAGATTGGCGCGCAGATGAAGCCGCCGGTTTTCCGCAAGGGTCCAATCCACCGCGATCGCATTTCCCGCCGAGCGGTAGACCGCGCCTCCGCCAACGGCACCTTTCAGCAAAGGAACGATCCGCCGGTGCCGGAGGTCGAGAAGTGTTCTGTAATAATCAAGCATGTCGGAGGTGGTGCGTTTCGACCAGTCGAGCTTGGCCGCAGCAAAGGTCGATGGCGCCGTCGGGTCGAGAAGGTCGTCCGCGTCGAAGCCGGGCAGACGCGAAAGCTCCTGGCGCCGGCCTTGCCTGACCTTCTCGTTCAGATCTTCATCGAAATCGCAGAAAAAGGGAAAAGGCTCTCTGGCGCACCATTCCTCTCCCATGAACAGCATCGGTATCTCGGGCGCCAGCAGATAGATTGATATGACGGCCTTGACGGCATCGACCGGGCTCGACGCCAGAACCCGGTCGCCCAGTGCCCTGTTGCCGATCTGATCATGGTTCTGGATGAAGGACACGAAGGCTGTGGGCGGCAGGTGGCCGCTCGGCCTGCCCCGCCTTCCGCCGCGATATGGCATATGTTCGCCCTGGAACACGAAACCCTCCGCCAGCGCCCGCCCGAGCTTGCCGACGTCGCCGGCGTAATCGGCATAATAGCCGAAGGTTTCGTCCGTGGCGGCAACATGCAGCACATGGTGCACATCATCGTTCCACTGGGCGGTGAACAGCCTCGCCTCGCCCTTATCGTCACGCTGCAGGAGGTCGGCATCGTTCTCCTCGTTTTCGACGATCAGATGAACATGCCGGTTGCCGGCCGCAGCCCTGACGCGGCGGGCAAGCGCCTGAAGAAGATGCTCGTCGCTGTCGTCCTTGATGGCGTGGACGGCATCAAAGCGGAAACCGTCAAGCCTGAACTCGGTGATCCAGTAGATGGCATTCTCGATGATGAATTCGCGGATCGCCTCCGACCCGTCGCCGTCGTAATTGACCCCGTGCCCCCAGGGCGTTTTGTGATGGTCGGTAAAGAGCGGCGCATAGGACGGGATATAGTTTCCGTCAGGCCCGAAGTGATTGTAGACGACATCGAGAAACACGGAGATGCCGCGCTCATGCGCCGCATCCACCAGCGCCAGGAAATCTTCCGGCCGGCCGTAACTGCTGTCGGGCGCATAGGGAAGCACGCCGTCATACCCCCAGCTGTAACGACCCGGAAACTCACTGAGCGGCATGATCTGCAACGCCGTGATACCAAGCTCTTGCAGATGATCCAGCCGCTCGATAGCGGCCCTGAAGCTGCCCTCCGGCGTAAAGCCGCCGATATGCATCTCGTAGATGACCATCTCCTCCCAGGGCCGGCCGGTCCAGTCGCCCGCCTTCCAATGATAGGAGGAAAGGTCGACCACTTCGCTCGGGCCATGTACGTCCAGCGGCTGAAACCGCGAGGCAGGATCGGGAATTTCAAGACCGTCCGGCAGGGCGAAGCGATAGCGCGTCCCGGGACGAGCATCCTCAACCGTGCAGCGGTGCCATCCGTCTTCGCCCGCGCGCATCGGCCGTAAACCGGCCCCGTCGATCTTTAAGGACACGCTTTCATGCAGGGGAGCCCAGAGGCGAAACAGAATACCCTCTTCGGTGAAAACGGGGCCGAACGTCATTCTGGTCAAGGGAAAGCCTTCGATGGAGTGAAGATGGGATTTGGGTAACTTTTGCAGAAGCAAAAAGTTTCGTCCGCGGGGGAGGCAAAGCGGCTGCAGCCGCTGGACGCTTTATCGGCGGACATCAGGAAGATTAATATCCACCCTATCGGGAGTAGGATTTTATCCTATCGAGTGCTATATGAATGCAAACGATAGGAGTGCAATCGATGCGTTCGACGCAACAGATGAGCATCACATTGCCCGTAGAAATGGCGAAGCGCGTCAAGCAACGGGTATCCGACGGCGATTACGCCTCTGAGAGCGAAGTTATACGCGAGGGTCTGCGGGCTCTGCAGGAACGTGAAAATGCCGTCGAGCATTGGCTGCGAACGGAAGTTGCGGCTACCTATGACGTCCATAAGGCCGATCCCACCAAGGCCAAACCTCTCGACGAAGTCTGGAAACGGCTCGAAGCACGGATGGACGAAATCGATCGGGAAGAGGATTGATGAAACGCTATTATATCCGCTTCACCGATGAGGCGGAGTTGGATTTGGCGTGCATCTATGGTTTCGTCCGTAAGAAATCCGCATCTTCTGTCGTCGCCCGCAAATATATCGCCCGCATCAAGACCTTTGTGGATGGGTTCGAAACATATCCCGAACGTGGCAGCGTCCGTGATGATGTCCGACCGGGATTGCGGATTGTCGGTTTTGAGCGCCGGGTAAGCGTGGCGTTCGTCGTCGACTCCGCCGAGGTTGTTATCCTCCGTATCCTCCATGCCGGGCAGCAGTTTGAAAGCGGCGAAAGTTAGAGCTGCCTGTGAAACACACCTGCACCCCAACCGTCAGGCCGCCGCAACCTTGCCCGAAAGCGCCTGATCCATGGCCCTTTGAAGCTGTTCCTGGGTGAACGGCTTGGTCATTCTGAGCATCCGGCCGAGCCCATGGTCTTCGGAAAACTCGGCATAGCCCGAAGCGAGAATAATGGGCAGGCCCGGGAAGGACGAACGAAGATGACGCGCAAGCTCGGCGCCGGTCATGCCGGGCATGGCGTGATCGGTGATGACGAGATCGCAATTCGGTCCGCCGGCAAGGAATTCCAAAGCCTGGGAAGCCGAAGACGCTTCCCGCGGCAGATGCCCGAGATCCTCCAGCATCGCCACGGTTCCTGTCCGGACAAGCGCATCGTCATCGACGACGAGAATGGCAAGCGGACGCGATACCGGCATCAAGGGTTCCGTCGCTGGGGGCTCGACGGCCGGCTCCGTCTTGACGAAAGTCTCGGCGACGGGCAGCCACAGGGAGACGGTCGTGCCCTTGCCCCTGACGCTCGATATCTGGATCGAGCCGCCAGATTGCGCGGCCAGGCCATGAACCATAGACAGGCCGAGGCCGGTGCCCTTGCCAACGCCTTTGGTGGTGAAAAACGGTTCGGCGGCGCGCGAGACGGTTGCCTCATCCATGCCCTCGCCATCGTCCGACACCGATATTCTGATGTAATTGCCGCCCGTCAAACCAGCCGGCCGGGCCTCGTCGGCGTGAGCCGCGGCAACCGTCACCGCCCCCCCGCTTTCCAGCGCGTCGCGCGCATTGACGAAGAGGTTGAGCAGCGCCAGCTCCAGCTGGTTGCTGTCCACCAGTAGGGGCGCGAGATCGGCCGGGATACTTTTGCGGATTTCGATACGCGGACCCACCGCCTTTGCGAGAAGATCCTCGACATTTTCGAACAGGCGCAGGAAATCGATCGCTTGCGGCTTCAATTCCTGGCGGCGGGCGAAGGCGAGCAGGCGCTGGGTCAGCGCCGTGCCGCGCTCGGCCGCCTGGATCGCGTTGGTCACCAGGCGCTCACTGCGTTCATCGGCCGGAAGCCGCTTCTTCAACAGGCTCAGGCTGCCGAGCACCGCCATGAGGAGGTTGTTGAAGTCATGCGCCACGCCGCCTGTGAGGTGGCCGATCGTGTCGAGCTTCTGC
This sequence is a window from Rhizobium sp. CIAT894. Protein-coding genes within it:
- a CDS encoding ribonuclease activity regulator RraA gives rise to the protein MNPATREKLMGVSVATLCSALFKRGLRNQTVQDVRPVQPKGRNMVGPAFTLRYMPAREDRNAMSVFRNPKHPQRLAIETCPEGHVLVMDSRKDPRAASAGDILITRLMMRGGAGVVTDGGFRDAMTIGGLDIPAYHHRPSSPTNLTLHEAIDINVPIGCGDVAVFPGDIMVGDDDSVIVIPAEIADEIADEAVDMTAYEDFVTERVKQGHTIIGLYPATDESNLALFADWRKVNGR
- the araD gene encoding L-arabinonate dehydratase; translated protein: MAAGKTYEQLRSARWMLPDDQRSFGHRSRTMQMGYAPEDWQGKPIIAVINTWSDAQPCHMHFRERAEWVKRGILQSGGFPMELPALSLSENFVKPTTMLYRNMLAMETEELLRSHPVDGAVLMGGCDKTTPGLVMGAVSMGIPFVYLPAGPMLRGNYAGKTLGSGTDGFKYWDERRAGTITKEEWQGIEGGIARSYGHCMTMGTASTMTAIAEAMGLTLPGASSIPAADANHQRMSAACGRRIVDMVWEDLTPDRIITRAAVDNAVTVAMATGCSTNAIIHVIAMARRAGVPLELDDLDRIGRTTPVLANIRPSGSTYLMEDFFYAGGLRALMKQLGEKLDPTAITVTGKPLVDGLDQVKIYNDDVIRPLSNPVYHEGSLAVLKGNLCPDGAVIKPAACDPKFHRHCGPALVADNYAEMKKIIDDPDYPLTPDTVLVLRNAGPQGGPGMPEWGMIPMPKALLKLGLRDMVRISDARMSGTSFGACVLHVAPESYIGGPLALLRTGDMVELDIPTRSLNMLVSEEEIAARRAAWVAPKRHYERGYGFMFSSHIEQADKGCDFDFLTTEFGGKTPEPAIN
- a CDS encoding GntR family transcriptional regulator, translating into MNSQFASTFGLTAPGFPAAAGSTVQRVYDDLRKRIITIQLPPDTTLSRTELTETYEVSQTPIRDALQLLKQEGLVRIHPQSRTVVTRIDVLQIYEAHFLRVALESEVCRRLATDPDPDPSVLTRARSIIKMQSAVADDIDQIAMFQELDELFHQTLFAGAKRSSLHQLVRERSGHLDRVRRLHLPEKGKIISILDGHHAIIDAITARDEQRAVGAIREHLSQTVAKVEELRKAFPDYFV
- the malQ gene encoding 4-alpha-glucanotransferase; the protein is MKPAELDKLARLYGISPTRPSPDNREVAISAATKRKILSALNIELTATADPQSGAPGRQVKPDGRKIPVSFLPDFLSGTRVWGVSLQLYELRSARNWGIGDFKDLSDLPDLAGSLGADFIGLNPLHAPFLADPDRCSPYEPSSRQHLNPLYIAVDEVPGFAGSPELERELKRLRQSNLVDYVGVARAKLGALHDLWPAWRQRRAGDKDYSPADFDAFVARGGDSLRLHALFECLSFSMVERGAGAGWQRWPAEFQRFDSAAVDDFEREHTDDVFFHMWLQWLAHRQLMQAADRARRAGLRIGLYMDLAVGEAVDGSATWSEPEVYVSKATIGSPPDPFAVEGQDWHLAGYLPSEIAGGGMSPYQRMVSAAMRYAGAIRIDHAPAVRRLFLVPLGDRPDSGAYVRYPEGRLLQILAEASAEHRCLVIGESLGMIPEGLPEDLAAAGILSYRILSYEQGKKGFKPADAYPVLALVCLSTHDHQTLAGWWRGADIQNRCEHGIVPPDLTEKHLEYRKRERRYLKAAFKAAGLALPPRLPAARASEEMLKDLTVSAYRFIARTPSLLAAVRLADLTDEKRPTNIPGTSDSYPNWKPKLSVLLEDLMSSPLFNSVTTAMREERPRE
- the treZ gene encoding malto-oligosyltrehalose trehalohydrolase, producing MTRMTFGPVFTEEGILFRLWAPLHESVSLKIDGAGLRPMRAGEDGWHRCTVEDARPGTRYRFALPDGLEIPDPASRFQPLDVHGPSEVVDLSSYHWKAGDWTGRPWEEMVIYEMHIGGFTPEGSFRAAIERLDHLQELGITALQIMPLSEFPGRYSWGYDGVLPYAPDSSYGRPEDFLALVDAAHERGISVFLDVVYNHFGPDGNYIPSYAPLFTDHHKTPWGHGVNYDGDGSEAIREFIIENAIYWITEFRLDGFRFDAVHAIKDDSDEHLLQALARRVRAAAGNRHVHLIVENEENDADLLQRDDKGEARLFTAQWNDDVHHVLHVAATDETFGYYADYAGDVGKLGRALAEGFVFQGEHMPYRGGRRGRPSGHLPPTAFVSFIQNHDQIGNRALGDRVLASSPVDAVKAVISIYLLAPEIPMLFMGEEWCAREPFPFFCDFDEDLNEKVRQGRRQELSRLPGFDADDLLDPTAPSTFAAAKLDWSKRTTSDMLDYYRTLLDLRHRRIVPLLKGAVGGGAVYRSAGNAIAVDWTLAENRRLHLRANLGNAAAPLLEPRQDDTETIFRLGGSGGGGLGPWTVIWSISAG
- a CDS encoding type II toxin-antitoxin system ParD family antitoxin, producing MRSTQQMSITLPVEMAKRVKQRVSDGDYASESEVIREGLRALQERENAVEHWLRTEVAATYDVHKADPTKAKPLDEVWKRLEARMDEIDREED
- a CDS encoding type II toxin-antitoxin system RelE/ParE family toxin — translated: MKRYYIRFTDEAELDLACIYGFVRKKSASSVVARKYIARIKTFVDGFETYPERGSVRDDVRPGLRIVGFERRVSVAFVVDSAEVVILRILHAGQQFESGES
- a CDS encoding response regulator codes for the protein MNPVNILLVDDQPAKLLSYEVILEELEENLIKAQSAREAFEHLLRTEIAVILVDVCMPEQDGFELVGMIRQHPRYQNTPIIFVSAVMLAEPDRLRGYAVGAVDYVSVPIVPEVLRAKVRVFADLYRKTRELERLNADLEARVRQRTGELEASAAQLRQLNEELENRIDQRTREREEALAQLFEAQKLDTIGHLTGGVAHDFNNLLMAVLGSLSLLKKRLPADERSERLVTNAIQAAERGTALTQRLLAFARRQELKPQAIDFLRLFENVEDLLAKAVGPRIEIRKSIPADLAPLLVDSNQLELALLNLFVNARDALESGGAVTVAAAHADEARPAGLTGGNYIRISVSDDGEGMDEATVSRAAEPFFTTKGVGKGTGLGLSMVHGLAAQSGGSIQISSVRGKGTTVSLWLPVAETFVKTEPAVEPPATEPLMPVSRPLAILVVDDDALVRTGTVAMLEDLGHLPREASSASQALEFLAGGPNCDLVITDHAMPGMTGAELARHLRSSFPGLPIILASGYAEFSEDHGLGRMLRMTKPFTQEQLQRAMDQALSGKVAAA